A stretch of the Panicum virgatum strain AP13 chromosome 9N, P.virgatum_v5, whole genome shotgun sequence genome encodes the following:
- the LOC120692485 gene encoding uncharacterized protein LOC120692485, producing MMSRERKKQAAAVLQEKLKILRSITHSHALSDASIIMDASAYIKELKQKVVRLNQEIACAQQDALRHGSSYPTVTVETLVGGHGGFLINVFSDKSCPGLLVSVLEAFDELGLSVLQATASCADDSFRLEAVGGENVAENVDEHVVKQAVLQAIRSCSEGGSEHDDEE from the exons ATGATGTCGAGGGAACGCAAGAAGCAGGCGGCAGCCGTTCTTCAGGAGAAGCTGAAGATCCTCCGCTCCATCACCCACTCCCACGCT CTGAGCGACGCATCCATAATCATGGACGCGTCGGCGTACATCAAGGAGCTGAAGCAGAAGGTGGTGAGGCTGAACCAGGAGATCGCCTGCGCGCAGCAGGACGCGCTGAGACACGGCTCCTCCTACCCGACG GTGACCGTGGAAACCCTAGTGGGCGGGCACGGCGGGTTCCTCATCAACGTCTTCTCCGACAAGAGCTGCCCGGGGCTGCTCGTCTCCGTGCTCGAGGCCTTCGACGAGCTGGGGCTCAGCGTCCTCCAGGCCACCGCGTCCTGCGCCGACGACTCCTTCCGCCTCGAGGCCGTGGGTGGGGAG AACGTGGCGGAGAACGTGGACGAGCACGTCGTGAAGCAGGCCGTGCTGCAGGCCATCAGGAGCTGCTCCGAGGGCGGCAGCGAGCACGACGACGAGGAGTAG
- the LOC120690160 gene encoding putative tRNA pseudouridine synthase isoform X1: MAAAAATSSWLLRRPISCVLLARRATPRILRNTICYSSFASAPAAPPPSPPPPATSASDGGGGMRWESARKKRVVLRVGYVGTEYRGLQKQRELSVDSTIESVLESAIFKAGGILESNYGKLQKVGWERSSRTDKGVHSLATMISLKMEIPDRAWENDPDGICLASFINSNLPSNVRVFSILPAQRSFDVRRECLYREYFYLLPAETIGIKDGCSSEEVQQHLSEFNSILKGFEGNHPFHNYTARAKYRKVLAGRQRRVKGAGSTLKSMSSEMGMKESSSEENTPSEHDEDLNISSMIDSGVCEDSCMSDIAKGSENRVQIQARWLYEPDESDRLNASHFRDIITCSCGELQSSSGIQFVELTICGVSFMLHQIRKMVGTAVAVKRGLLPKDIIELSLAKFSRIVLPIAPSEVLILRDNSFCTKNKEGRIVRPGIQSINNSAEIRKGVEEFYKAALLPELAKFLDPTMPPWKEWVENLDRFASIQDSQLDEVREAYRIWKADYDRVKMARKSAEAAHKVDK, translated from the exons atggccgccgccgccgcaacgtCGTCGTGGCTTCTCCGGAGACCTATCTCCTGCGTCCTTCTAGCGAGGCGCGCTACCCCTAGGATCCTGCGCAACACCATCTGCTATTCCTCCTTCGCATCCGCCcccgccgcaccaccgccgtctccgcctccgcctgccACATCCGCCAGCGATGGAGGCGGCGGGATGAGATGGGAGTCGGCGCGGAAGAAGAGGGTGGTGCTCCGCGTCGGCTACGTCGGCACCGAGTACCGAG GCCTTCAGAAGCAGCGGGAGCTTAGCGTGGACTCGA CCATCGAGTCAGTCTTGGAATCTGCCATATTCAAGGCGGGGGGCATTCTTGAGAGTAATTATGGAAAACTGCAAAAGGTTGGGTGGGAGAGGAGTAGCCGAACTGATAAAGGG GTACACTCGCTGGCTACAATGATCTCCCTTAAAATGGAAATCCCTGATAGAGCGTGGGAGAATGATCCTGATGGCATATGTCTTGCCAGTTTTATTAActcaaatttgccaagcaatgtCAGGGTTTTTAGTATCTTGCCTGCACAAAG GAGTTTTGATGTAAGGAGGGAGTGCTTATACCGTGAGTACTTCTATCTTCTTCCTGCTGAAACTATTGGAATTAAAGATGGTTGTAGCTCTGAAGAAGTGCAACAGCACTTATCAGAGTTCAACAGCATACTTAAAGGTTTCGAG GGAAACCATCCATTTCATAATTACACTGCTCGTGCCAAGTACAGAAAAGTTCTTGCGGGAAGACAGCGAAGGGTGAAAGGTGCAGGTTCGACACTGAAGTCCATGTCCTCTGAAATGGGTATGAAAGAAAGCTCTTCTGAAGAGAACACCCCTTCAGAACATGATGAAGACCTGAATATTTCATCAATGATTGATTCTGGTGTATGTGAAGACAGTTGTATGAGTGATATTGCCAAAGGTTCTGAGAATCGGGTGCAGATTCAGGCTAGGTGGCTATATGAGCCTGATGAGAGTGATAGACTAAATGCTTCACATTTCAGAGATATTATCACCTGTTCCTGTGGAGAATTGCAGAGTTCATCAGGAATTCAATTTGTGGAATTGACCATATGCGGAGTATCCTTCATGCTACATCAG ATCCGGAAGATGGTTGGAACTGCGGTGGCAGTGAAGCGTGGATTACTTCCCAAAGATATCATAGAATTGTCTCTAGCAAAGTTTTCTAGAATCGTTCTACCGATAGCTCCGTCAGAAGTCCTGATCCTTAGAGATAATAGTTTCTGCACGAAAAATAAGGAAGGGAGAATTGTTCGCCCTGGGATCCAGTCAATTAACAATTCGGCAGAAATCAGGAAGGGGGTTGAGGAATTCTACAAGGCGGCTCTTCTGCCTGAGCTAGCGAAATTCTTGGATCCAACTATGCCGCCGTGGAAAGAATGGGTTGAGAACTTGGACCGGTTCGCCAGCATACAAGATTCACAGCTGGATGAAGTTAGGGAGGCCTACAGAATATGGAAGGCTGATTATGACCGAGTGAAGATGGCTAGAAAGAGTGCTGAAGCTGCTCATAAGGTCGACAAATAA
- the LOC120690160 gene encoding putative tRNA pseudouridine synthase isoform X2, with product MILRGHTHGENAIYDCTAIESVLESAIFKAGGILESNYGKLQKVGWERSSRTDKGVHSLATMISLKMEIPDRAWENDPDGICLASFINSNLPSNVRVFSILPAQRSFDVRRECLYREYFYLLPAETIGIKDGCSSEEVQQHLSEFNSILKGFEGNHPFHNYTARAKYRKVLAGRQRRVKGAGSTLKSMSSEMGMKESSSEENTPSEHDEDLNISSMIDSGVCEDSCMSDIAKGSENRVQIQARWLYEPDESDRLNASHFRDIITCSCGELQSSSGIQFVELTICGVSFMLHQIRKMVGTAVAVKRGLLPKDIIELSLAKFSRIVLPIAPSEVLILRDNSFCTKNKEGRIVRPGIQSINNSAEIRKGVEEFYKAALLPELAKFLDPTMPPWKEWVENLDRFASIQDSQLDEVREAYRIWKADYDRVKMARKSAEAAHKVDK from the exons ATGATTCTGAGAGGACACACCCATGGAGAAAATGCCATTTATGACTGTACGG CCATCGAGTCAGTCTTGGAATCTGCCATATTCAAGGCGGGGGGCATTCTTGAGAGTAATTATGGAAAACTGCAAAAGGTTGGGTGGGAGAGGAGTAGCCGAACTGATAAAGGG GTACACTCGCTGGCTACAATGATCTCCCTTAAAATGGAAATCCCTGATAGAGCGTGGGAGAATGATCCTGATGGCATATGTCTTGCCAGTTTTATTAActcaaatttgccaagcaatgtCAGGGTTTTTAGTATCTTGCCTGCACAAAG GAGTTTTGATGTAAGGAGGGAGTGCTTATACCGTGAGTACTTCTATCTTCTTCCTGCTGAAACTATTGGAATTAAAGATGGTTGTAGCTCTGAAGAAGTGCAACAGCACTTATCAGAGTTCAACAGCATACTTAAAGGTTTCGAG GGAAACCATCCATTTCATAATTACACTGCTCGTGCCAAGTACAGAAAAGTTCTTGCGGGAAGACAGCGAAGGGTGAAAGGTGCAGGTTCGACACTGAAGTCCATGTCCTCTGAAATGGGTATGAAAGAAAGCTCTTCTGAAGAGAACACCCCTTCAGAACATGATGAAGACCTGAATATTTCATCAATGATTGATTCTGGTGTATGTGAAGACAGTTGTATGAGTGATATTGCCAAAGGTTCTGAGAATCGGGTGCAGATTCAGGCTAGGTGGCTATATGAGCCTGATGAGAGTGATAGACTAAATGCTTCACATTTCAGAGATATTATCACCTGTTCCTGTGGAGAATTGCAGAGTTCATCAGGAATTCAATTTGTGGAATTGACCATATGCGGAGTATCCTTCATGCTACATCAG ATCCGGAAGATGGTTGGAACTGCGGTGGCAGTGAAGCGTGGATTACTTCCCAAAGATATCATAGAATTGTCTCTAGCAAAGTTTTCTAGAATCGTTCTACCGATAGCTCCGTCAGAAGTCCTGATCCTTAGAGATAATAGTTTCTGCACGAAAAATAAGGAAGGGAGAATTGTTCGCCCTGGGATCCAGTCAATTAACAATTCGGCAGAAATCAGGAAGGGGGTTGAGGAATTCTACAAGGCGGCTCTTCTGCCTGAGCTAGCGAAATTCTTGGATCCAACTATGCCGCCGTGGAAAGAATGGGTTGAGAACTTGGACCGGTTCGCCAGCATACAAGATTCACAGCTGGATGAAGTTAGGGAGGCCTACAGAATATGGAAGGCTGATTATGACCGAGTGAAGATGGCTAGAAAGAGTGCTGAAGCTGCTCATAAGGTCGACAAATAA
- the LOC120690161 gene encoding peroxidase P7-like: protein MATSMARRFVAAACVAAVAFALLAAPSSGQLDPRFYDKACPAALPTIRRVVEEAVAAEPRMGASLLRLHFHDCFVNGCDGSILLDDTPFFTGEKKASPNVNSARGFDVIDRIKAAVNAACRGNVVSCADIVAVAARDSVVALGGPSYNVPLGRRDARTASQAAANNSIPAPTFDLDRLASSFASHGLSLQDLVVLSGGHTLGFSRCANFRGRLYNETAALDGPLAASLRAVCPRPAGSGDDNLAPLDPTPARFDGAYFAALLRRRGVLHSDQQLFAGGLGATDALVQFYAANPDAFRRDFAEAMVRMASLGPLTGASGEIRYDCRKVNYS, encoded by the exons ATGGCAACCTCGATGGCTCGCCGattcgtggcggcggcgtgcgtcgcGGCCGTGGCGTTCGCGCTCTTGGCAGCGCCCAGCAGCGGGCAGCTGGACCCGCGCTTCTACGACAAGGCGTGCCCGGCGGCGCTCCCCACCATCAGgagggtggtggaggaggccgtggcggcggagcCTCGCATGGGCGCCTCGCTCCTGCGCCTCCacttccacgactgcttcgtcAAC GGGTGCGACGGGTCGATCCTGCTGGACGACACGCCCTTCTTCACCGGCGAGAAGAAGGCCTCGCCGAACGTCAACTCGGCCCGCGGCTTCGACGTGATCGACCGCATCAAGGCCGCCGTCAACGCCGCCTGCAGGGGCAACGTCGTCTCCTGCGCCGAcatcgtcgccgtcgcggcACGTGACTCCGTCGTCGCG CTGGGAGGGCCGTCGTACAACGTGCCGCTGGGCCGCCGGGACGCGCGCACGGCGAGCCAGGCGGCGGCGAACAACAGCATCCCGGCGCCGACCTTCGACCTCGACCGCCTCGCCTCCAGCTTCGCCTCGCACGGCCTCTCCCTCCAGGACCTCGTCGTGCTCTCGGGCGGCCACACGCTGGGcttctcccgctgcgccaactTCCGGGGCCGCCTCTACAACGAGACCGCCGCGCTGGACGGCCCCCTCGCGGCGTCGCTCCGGGCCGTGTGCCCGCGccccgccggcagcggcgacgacaaccTGGCCCCGCTCGACCCGACGCCCGCACGGTTCGACGGCGCCTACTTCGCCGCGCTGCTGCGGCGCAGGGGCGTGCTGCACTCGGACCAGCAGCTGTTCGCCGGCGGCCTTGGCGCCACCGACGCGCTCGTGCAGTTCTACGCCGCGAACCCCGACGCGTTCAGGAGGGACTTCGCGGAGGCCATGGTGAGGATGGCGAGCCTCGGCCCGCTCACCGGGGCCAGCGGCGAGATCCGCTACGACTGCAGGAAGGTGAACTACTCCTGA
- the LOC120690770 gene encoding WEB family protein At2g38370-like: protein MADGAAGGGRAEIDTSAPFESVREAVDRFGGSAAWSSDLVRRMFAPSKKHEDSEQAAETINVQEQAAQLENEVAVKERETLDVLKELESTKKIIADLTLKIQKESTETSPDEAVKSEETDQVSMAEPEDQQPENVAVDVDMEGVEENLQQPSGSVLVEENLNRTTKDLAAVNPQQPSDSVFVELEQTKERLNRTTNDLVAVRAAVELLRNSIAKEKMLLERGREKLSSNNSLVSSLEDELDQTAQKLETLKDLQKRRKDPSDIFIEIKKMTSEVQELRSMANGSKSDAMLLAAEIEQAKASISTAEIRCIAAKKMEEAARAAEALALAEIKALLSSESSLEGENSSDAVTLSMEEYFTLCSKALEADENSKKKVGDAMQQVDIANSSESELVKRLEDAKLEVEECKKALQEALKWVEAANHGKLAVEEILGRWKSESGHRKRSIGGSPKFKNATQRRKDSYSMDIVDDVSDRSFKQTLSIGQILSMKLMGPDGYDKSVWDDKTSETPNISLGQILNRSGVLCREDMASRRRISGKRKKFALTGLSVLLAKQSKSKKKRESF, encoded by the exons ATGGCCGacggggcggcgggcggcggcagggcggaGATCGACACGTCGGCGCCGTTCGAGTCCGTGCGGGAGGCCGTCGACCGCTTCGGCGGCAGCGCCGCCTGGAGCTCCGACCTCGTCAGGCGCATGTTCGCGCCCTCCAAG AAACATGAAGACTCTGAACAAGCTGCAGAAACCATCAACGTACAAGAGCAGGCTGCACAGCTAGAAAATGAGGTTGCTGTCAAAGAGAGGGAGACTCTTGACGTGTTGAAGGAGCTGGAATCAACTAAGAAAATCATAGCAGACCTGACGCTGAAGATACAGAAAGAATCCACTGAAACATCCCCTGATGAAGCAGTGAAGTCCGAGGAAACTGATCAGGTTTCTATGGCAGAACCTGAAGATCAGCAACCTGAAAATGTTGCCGTGGATGTGGACATGGAAGGCGTAGAAGAAAACCTGCAGCAGCCTTCTGGTTCAGTTTTGGTGGAAGAAAACCTGAACAGAACTACAAAAGATCTGGCTGCAGTAAACCCGCAGCAGCCTTCTGATTCAGTTTTTGTGGAACTTGAGCAGACCAAAGAAAGGCTGAACAGAACTACAAATGATCTGGTTGCAGTGCGGGCTGCAGTTGAGTTACTGCGGAACAGCATAGCAAAAGAGAAAATGTTACTTGAAAGAGGCCGAGAAAAGCTTTCCTCTAACAATTCCTTGGTTTCTTCTTTGGAGGATGAGCTGGATCAGACAGCACAAAAGTTGGAAACTCTGAAGGATCTGCAGAAGAGACGTAAAGACCCCTCGGACATTTTTATCGAGATTAAGAAAATGACCTCTGAGGTTCAAGAGCTCAGGAGCATGGCAAATGGTTCAAAATCTGATGCGATGTTGTTGGCTGCAGAAATCGAGCAGGCAAAGGCCAGCATTAGCACTGCTGAGATCAGGTGCATTGCAGCCAAAAAGATGGAAGAAGCAGCTAGAGCAGCAGAAGCCCTTGCACTCGCTGAGATCAAAGCTCTACTTAGCAGTGAAAGTTCTTTGGAAGGTGAGAACTCTTCTGATGCAGTGACTCTCTCGATGGAGGAGTATTTCACACTGTGTTCCAAAGCTCTTGAAGCTGATGAAAACTCTAAGAAGAAAGTAGGAGATGCTATGCAGCAGGTAGATATAGCTAACAGTTCTGAGTCTGAGTTGGTTAAGAGGCTCGAGGATGCCAAATTAGAGGTTGAGGAATGCAAGAAGGCACTACAAGAGGCCCTAAAGTGGGTAGAGGCTGCAAACCATGGGAAGCTTGCAGTTGAAGAGATCCTTGGGAGATGGAAATCTGAGAGTGGACACAGAAAGCGGTCTATTGGTGGCTCTCCAAAGTTCAAAAACGCAACCCAGCGTCGTAAAGATTCGTACAGCATGGATATTGTTGACGATGTTTCAGATAGATCCTTCAAGCAAACTTTGTCAATTGGGCAGATACTGAGTATGAAGTTAATGGGGCCTGATGGGTATGACAAAAGTGTCTGGGATGACAAGACGAGCGAGACGCCAAATATCTCACTTGGTCAGATTCTGAACCGCAGTGGTGTTTTGTGTAGAGAAGATATGGCTTCTCGCAGAAGAATTtcaggaaagagaaagaaatttgCATTGACAGGACTTTCTGTTCTACTGGCGAAGCAATCTAAGAGCAAGAAGAAGAGAGAATCTTTTTAA